One stretch of Thermoproteota archaeon DNA includes these proteins:
- a CDS encoding DUF3473 domain-containing protein: MNILGIDFEDWYHPELIQPVINSRKKVPKVINGIDKILELLRRCNTFATFFVVGELLEYKIEILDKILENGHEIAFHTMHHTRIDSENFKEKFYDELKVFSDLTNKKSKGFRAPTFSLNEKSSWVIDALNEFNYEYDSSIVPVKTSMYGIPDADYKPYKISSSSIEKNDPNGKIMEFPLLTTKLLGKKIPAAGGFYLRILPKIITKNAIKNAENEEIPATFYIHSWELTPEYMPKIKLNMKDHFVTYHNLEKTPRRMEEILKTFSFTSFERFIQKM; encoded by the coding sequence ATGAATATTTTAGGAATAGATTTTGAAGATTGGTATCATCCAGAATTAATACAACCTGTGATTAATTCTAGAAAAAAAGTTCCTAAAGTAATTAATGGAATTGATAAAATTCTGGAATTATTACGAAGGTGCAATACTTTTGCAACATTTTTTGTGGTAGGAGAGTTATTGGAGTATAAAATTGAGATTTTGGATAAAATTCTAGAAAACGGACATGAAATAGCCTTTCATACTATGCATCACACTAGAATTGATTCAGAAAATTTTAAGGAAAAATTTTATGATGAATTGAAAGTATTTTCTGATTTAACAAATAAAAAATCAAAAGGTTTTCGTGCGCCAACATTTTCTTTAAATGAAAAAAGCTCATGGGTTATTGATGCTTTGAATGAATTTAATTATGAATATGACAGTAGTATTGTTCCTGTTAAAACAAGTATGTACGGAATACCCGATGCAGATTACAAACCATATAAAATTTCAAGTTCGTCAATTGAAAAAAATGATCCAAATGGAAAAATAATGGAATTTCCTCTTTTAACTACCAAACTCTTAGGTAAAAAAATACCTGCTGCAGGTGGCTTCTATTTACGAATATTACCTAAAATCATTACAAAAAATGCTATCAAAAATGCTGAGAATGAAGAAATTCCAGCTACATTTTATATTCATTCATGGGAGCTTACACCAGAATACATGCCTAAAATTAAATTAAATATGAAGGACCATTTTGTAACATATCATAATTTAGAAAAAACTCCAAGAAGAATGGAAGAAATTCTTAAGACATTTAGTTTTACCTCATTTGAAAGATTTATCCAGAAAATGTAG
- a CDS encoding NAD-dependent epimerase/dehydratase family protein produces the protein MKILITGGLGFIGSHLCDKLIKNNDLTIITKSTSKIQNILAPSKINIEKIDITNFSTVEKIIKKNSPEVIIHLAGQTSHSQSFENPLYDVDINSKSTLFMLETMRKLNLNCEFILGSTFVVVGKPKKLPINEESPCQPTTIYGANRLLSEHYCKIYHDVYGLKTKIFRITNSFGPREQITANKNAVNFLIHQAYLNNKIQIYFSGKFFRDLIYVDDVVSGIKTVLKKGRSGNLYWISSNTKTWFYQLGNLLHQLTDVDVKYIDPPPYTKKTDVGNFIVDNSKLKSLGWKPKISVKDGIEKTIEYFKNNTTFSG, from the coding sequence TTGAAGATTCTGATAACTGGGGGATTGGGATTTATTGGAAGTCATCTATGTGATAAATTAATAAAAAATAATGATTTAACGATTATTACAAAATCAACTTCAAAAATACAAAACATCTTAGCTCCTTCTAAAATCAATATTGAAAAAATTGATATCACAAATTTTTCCACTGTTGAAAAAATCATAAAAAAAAATTCCCCAGAAGTAATCATTCATTTGGCTGGCCAAACATCTCATTCACAATCTTTTGAAAATCCACTTTATGATGTAGATATTAATTCTAAATCCACTTTGTTTATGCTTGAAACCATGAGGAAGCTAAATTTGAATTGTGAATTTATTTTAGGTAGTACTTTTGTAGTCGTTGGTAAGCCAAAGAAATTACCTATTAATGAAGAATCTCCTTGTCAACCCACTACAATCTACGGTGCTAATAGACTCTTGAGTGAACATTATTGTAAAATATATCACGATGTGTATGGTTTAAAGACAAAAATATTTAGAATTACTAATTCTTTTGGACCTAGAGAACAGATAACTGCTAACAAAAACGCAGTTAATTTTTTGATTCACCAAGCATATCTTAATAATAAAATACAAATTTATTTTAGTGGTAAATTTTTTCGCGATTTAATCTATGTTGATGATGTTGTCTCAGGAATCAAAACTGTATTAAAAAAAGGCAGGTCTGGAAATCTATACTGGATTTCATCAAATACAAAAACCTGGTTTTATCAATTAGGAAATTTACTTCACCAACTAACTGATGTTGATGTAAAATACATCGATCCTCCACCATATACCAAAAAAACCGATGTTGGAAATTTCATTGTTGATAATTCAAAATTAAAATCTCTTGGATGGAAACCAAAAATATCTGTTAAAGATGGTATAGAAAAAACAATTGAATACTTCAAAAACAATACTACATTTTCTGGATAA
- a CDS encoding class I SAM-dependent methyltransferase yields the protein MNKIQFYFSIIKHSILHPKSGLQLYESVMQTKDDEKHQIKEIEIRPSTFNEILSNFFPHHELTHNVIDEELTQLYSHLENFTKKMDSETFPSKTKPYPLNYSLDDQSGILMYTLCRLIKPELVVETGVAYGISTSFILKALHDNKKGKLFSIDYVFRPWESKNMIGIAIPDELRNNWELVYGPSASKLPKLLKSLGKIDIFFHDSLHTFKNMIFEYNTAWPHIKKNGFLLSDDVLSNNAFNDFYMKNKLTPKILQQKNTVKSYLGILQK from the coding sequence TTGAACAAAATTCAATTTTATTTCTCTATTATAAAACACTCAATCTTGCACCCAAAAAGTGGTTTGCAGCTATATGAATCCGTAATGCAAACAAAAGACGATGAAAAACATCAAATAAAAGAAATTGAGATAAGACCGTCTACATTTAATGAAATACTATCCAATTTTTTTCCACACCACGAACTTACTCACAATGTTATTGATGAAGAATTAACTCAATTATACTCTCATTTAGAAAATTTTACTAAAAAAATGGATTCAGAAACGTTTCCATCAAAAACCAAACCATATCCACTAAATTATTCACTAGATGATCAGTCAGGTATTTTGATGTATACCTTATGCAGATTGATTAAACCAGAACTGGTTGTTGAAACTGGTGTTGCTTACGGGATTAGTACTTCTTTCATTCTTAAAGCCTTACATGATAACAAAAAAGGTAAATTATTTTCAATTGACTATGTTTTCAGACCTTGGGAGTCTAAAAATATGATTGGAATTGCCATTCCAGATGAATTACGAAATAATTGGGAACTAGTTTATGGACCATCTGCATCTAAGCTTCCAAAATTACTTAAATCACTTGGTAAAATTGATATTTTCTTTCATGATAGTTTGCATACATTCAAGAATATGATTTTTGAATACAATACAGCTTGGCCCCACATTAAGAAAAATGGATTTTTGTTATCGGATGATGTTCTAAGTAATAATGCATTCAATGATTTTTACATGAAGAATAAATTAACTCCAAAGATTTTGCAACAAAAAAATACTGTTAAATCCTATTTAGGAATTCTTCAAAAGTGA
- a CDS encoding glycosyltransferase family 1 protein: MVVAKYPATHGHTTVINNLCINLQKLGYKTGIGAFSFEKNPPSNIEKIKLNKSKLLFYGVNYLDFDIIHSHQSRVNYYLLLVKPTKPIVQHYHGASNKIQEKNFQLMMKLYRNRINKIVSVSKAGISQMKKMVNNINADVVYNGVDTKFFNTNLPRPYHKGEPQLLFVSALRKYKNTDKLILAMPKILEIYPKAHLQIVGDGEEISHLNNLICKTKMENHIELTGKVSNDELKLYYSSCDIYISASAFEVCPVPTLEAMACGKPLVLFDIEPHQEIIEQSQAGLIFSNSSEDIAKQVHEIYSNKESYGKHAQIFAKNHDWGKISLQMSEIYQKL, from the coding sequence ATGGTAGTAGCAAAATATCCTGCAACTCATGGTCATACAACAGTGATCAATAACCTTTGCATTAATCTTCAAAAACTTGGATATAAAACAGGAATAGGAGCATTTTCTTTTGAAAAGAATCCACCTTCAAATATAGAAAAAATCAAGCTCAATAAATCTAAACTTCTCTTTTATGGTGTAAATTACTTGGATTTTGACATTATTCACTCTCATCAATCTAGAGTAAACTATTATCTTCTTTTAGTTAAACCCACCAAACCAATTGTTCAGCATTATCATGGGGCATCTAATAAAATTCAAGAAAAAAACTTTCAACTAATGATGAAATTATATAGAAATAGAATAAATAAAATAGTTTCAGTATCAAAAGCAGGTATCTCTCAAATGAAAAAAATGGTAAACAACATCAATGCCGATGTAGTTTACAATGGAGTTGATACTAAATTTTTTAATACAAACTTGCCAAGACCATATCACAAAGGTGAACCACAACTTCTTTTTGTAAGTGCCCTTCGTAAATACAAAAATACTGATAAACTCATACTTGCAATGCCAAAAATTTTAGAAATTTATCCAAAAGCACATTTACAGATTGTTGGTGATGGTGAAGAAATTTCACATCTAAATAATTTAATATGTAAAACAAAAATGGAAAATCATATCGAATTAACAGGAAAAGTTTCTAATGATGAATTAAAATTATATTATTCATCATGTGATATTTACATTTCTGCTAGTGCCTTTGAGGTTTGTCCAGTTCCAACTTTAGAAGCAATGGCTTGCGGAAAACCCTTAGTACTATTTGACATTGAGCCACATCAAGAAATAATTGAACAATCCCAAGCTGGATTAATTTTTTCCAATTCGTCTGAAGATATTGCAAAACAAGTTCATGAAATTTACTCCAATAAAGAATCATATGGAAAACATGCGCAAATTTTTGCCAAAAACCATGATTGGGGAAAAATATCCCTTCAAATGTCCGAAATTTATCAGAAATTATGA
- a CDS encoding NAD-dependent epimerase/dehydratase family protein, translating to MKSSDFGKVVITGGAGFIGSHLAEKILHHDNEVTVIDNFATGSKDNLVNCLNNSKFSYLNQDLKNIDKINEIISDALSVFHLAAHPEVRTGFENPSLAYKENIENTYFLLENIRKSNVKKLIFASSSVVYGEPSIIPTKENYGPLLPISAYGGSKLACEGLISSYCNNYGIKAAIIRLANVIGSRSRHGVIWDFINKLKINKEILDVLGDGSQSKSYVHVSDCVDGFLTAIQKSNENVGIYNIGNIDKTDVMTIANIVCQKMNLGDVKIVPNGGTKDGRGWIGDVKEMQLDVSKIQELGWKAKFSSTESVELAVKELLSEICYTRDE from the coding sequence ATGAAATCATCAGATTTTGGTAAGGTAGTAATCACTGGAGGTGCTGGATTTATTGGAAGTCATTTAGCAGAAAAGATTCTTCATCATGATAATGAAGTGACGGTAATTGATAATTTTGCAACAGGTTCTAAAGACAATTTAGTGAACTGCCTAAATAATTCTAAATTTAGTTATTTGAATCAAGATTTAAAGAATATAGATAAGATTAATGAAATTATCAGTGATGCATTATCAGTATTTCATTTGGCTGCACATCCAGAAGTAAGAACCGGATTTGAGAATCCAAGTTTAGCATACAAAGAAAATATAGAAAATACTTATTTTTTACTTGAGAATATTCGAAAATCAAATGTTAAAAAATTAATTTTTGCATCCTCATCAGTTGTATATGGAGAACCCTCAATAATACCTACAAAGGAAAATTATGGTCCCTTACTTCCAATTTCAGCTTATGGTGGTTCAAAATTGGCCTGTGAAGGTCTAATATCATCATACTGTAATAATTATGGAATTAAAGCAGCAATTATTAGATTAGCAAATGTAATTGGATCAAGAAGCAGACATGGGGTAATTTGGGATTTCATAAATAAATTAAAAATAAACAAAGAAATACTTGACGTGTTAGGAGACGGATCCCAATCAAAATCATATGTTCATGTTTCTGATTGTGTAGATGGTTTTTTAACAGCGATTCAAAAATCAAATGAAAATGTAGGAATTTACAACATTGGAAATATAGACAAAACAGACGTAATGACTATTGCAAATATTGTATGCCAAAAAATGAATCTTGGTGATGTTAAGATCGTTCCAAATGGAGGTACAAAAGATGGAAGAGGTTGGATTGGAGATGTTAAAGAAATGCAGTTAGATGTATCAAAAATTCAAGAGTTGGGATGGAAGGCAAAATTTTCAAGTACAGAATCTGTCGAATTAGCAGTCAAGGAATTACTATCTGAGATCTGTTATACTCGTGATGAATGA